A window from Fragaria vesca subsp. vesca linkage group LG5, FraVesHawaii_1.0, whole genome shotgun sequence encodes these proteins:
- the LOC101312540 gene encoding hydroxysteroid 11-beta-dehydrogenase 1-like protein-like, producing the protein MDLFNSVLNFVVPPASLVMLAFSWPALCFISGLEWLYNQFNGEIMEDKVVIITGASSGIGEQIAYEYAKRRAQLVLVARRDTRLRGIAENARFLGAKHVLIIAADVVKEEDCRRFINETINIYGRVDHLVNTVSLGHTFSFEEVTDTSVFPQLLDINFWGNVYPTYVALPYLRQTHGKVIVNASVESWLPLPRMSLYAAAKAALVNFYETLRLEVRDEVGITIATHGWIVSEMSRGKFMVDEGAEMQWKEEREVQASGGPVEDFARLIVAGACRGDPYVKYPSWYDIFLLYRVFAPNILNWTFRMILPTHGTRRTSLVGTGRPISSEGRNNGRLLLEGTSPRRHLGSPTFTPLGHQHKLE; encoded by the exons ATGGATTTGTTTAACTCGGTTCTGAATTTCGTGGTGCCACCGGCAAGTTTGGTGATGCTGGCTTTTTCTTGGCCTGCATTGTGCTTCATCAGTGGTCTCGAGTGGCTTTACAACCAGTTCAATGGTGAAATTATGGAGGACAAAGTTGTTATAATCACTGGAGCTTCTTCTGGCATAGGGGAG CAAATTGCATATGAATATGCAAAGAGGAGAGCGCAGCTTGTATTAGTGGCAAGAAGAGACACCAGACTGCGAGGGATTGCTGAGAATGCAAGGTTCTTGGGTGCAAAGCATGTTTTGATAATTGCTGCTGATGTTGTCAAGGAGGAGGACTGTAGGAGATTCATTAATGAAACCATAAACATTTACGGCCGAG TGGATCATCTGGTAAACACGGTAAGCTTGGGACACACGTTCAGCTTTGAGGAAGTTACAGACACCTCTGTGTTCCCCCAGCTGTTG GACATAAATTTTTGGGGAAATGTTTATCCTACATATGTTGCTCTTCCTTACCTGCGTCAAACCCATGGAAAAGTCATTGTGAATGCTTCAGTTGAGAGCTGGTTACCTTTGCCGCGGATGAGCTTATATGCT GCGGCAAAGGCAGCTCTAGTCAACTTTTATGAGACGCTGAGATTAGAAGTAAGAGACGAGGTGGGGATAACAATTGCAACTCATGGATGGATTGTTAGTGAAATGTCAAGAGGCAAGTTCATGGTAGATGAGGGTGCTGAAATGCAATGGAAGGAGGAAAGAGAG GTACAAGCGAGCGGTGGACCGGTGGAGGATTTTGCAAGGTTAATTGTAGCAGGGGCTTGTCGAGGAGATCCATATGTGAAGTATCCAAGCTGGTATGACATATTCCTGCTTTACAGGGTGTTTGCACCGAATATTCTGAATTGGACATTCCGCATGATTCTTCCAACTCATGGTACAAGAAGAACTTCACTCGTGGGCACGGGGAGGCCTATTTCATCTGAAGGTAGAAATAATGGAAGGCTTTTGTTGGAAGGAACTTCACCAAGGAGACATCTTGGTAGTCCAACTTTCACTCCACTCGGTCACCAGCACAAACTGGAATAA